The following proteins come from a genomic window of Lolium rigidum isolate FL_2022 chromosome 5, APGP_CSIRO_Lrig_0.1, whole genome shotgun sequence:
- the LOC124653371 gene encoding uncharacterized protein LOC124653371 has translation MKASIKFRDDDRPLLRAKVPIGVLGLPFLSGVSAGGDAKDLRFDLSTAFPSGPALRLSYHPNDPLQPFALSVRTGLGALGSPVRAPFALSAEFNLLSSNPPAFQLLFKPRIGDFSLANSVRSPPLSDAPPPHKLADLTNGDDHDHEGHKAFSLDGNGFAANVAAAGKSGGSVGTFLSGMRLTTRSMMPLWNKASLRFQWGLRVPPELKAALADDGYGRKAGNLAVSKLPLLVMNKITIEHTPHLKSEGDKKSAPAAKAEEFSLLKRQLEALNDESIMLRHSVEGLRAEIGVSRAVSVPSKGEARRLQAISPPSQHPFPVKPDGIGKELAASGTNDAGEELKKALEARRK, from the coding sequence aTGAAGGCGTCCATCAAGTTCCGCGACGACGACCGGCCGCTGCTGCGCGCCAAGGTGCCCATCGGCGTCCTCGGGCTGCCGTTCCTCTCGGGCGTCTCGGCCGGCGGCGACGCCAAGGACCTGCGCTTCGACCTctccaccgccttcccctccggcccGGCGCTGCGCCTCTCCTACCACCCCAACGACCCGCTCCAGCCCTTCGCGCTCTCCGTCCGCACGGGCCTCGGCGCGCTCGGCTCCCCCGTCCGCGCCCCCTTCGCCCTCTCCGCCGAGTTCAACCTCCTCTCCTCCAACCCGCCCGCCTTCCAGCTCCTCTTCAAGCCCCGGATCGGGGACTTCTCCCTCGCCAACTCCGTCCGCTCCCCGCCCCTCTCCGACGCCCCCCCGCCCCACAAGCTGGCCGACCTCACCAACGgcgacgaccacgaccacgagggCCACAAGGCCTTCTCGCTCGACGGGAACGGCTTCGCGGCCAACGTCGCGGCCGCCGGGAAGAGCGGCGGTAGTGTGGGCACCTTCCTCTCCGGGATGCGCCTCACCACCAGGAGCATGATGCCGCTCTGGAACAAGGCCAGCCTGCGGTTCCAGTGGGGCCTGCGCGTGCCACCGGAGCTCAAGGCCGCGCTCGCCGACGATGGGTACGGGCGCAAGGCAGGCAACCTCGCCGTCAGCAAGCTGCCGCTGCTCGTCATGAACAAGATCACAATTGAGCACACCCCGCATCTCAAGTCTGAAGGAGACAAGAAGAGCGCACCTGCAGCCAAGGCAGAAGAATTCTCGTTGCTCAAGAGGCAGCTGGAGGCCCTGAATGATGAGAGCATCATGCTGCGGCACTCTGTGGAGGGTCTGCGTGCTGAGATCGGTGTCAGCCGAGCAGTTTCAGTTCCCAGCAAAGGCGAGGCTCGTAGGTTGCAGGCGATCTCGCCGCCGTCACAGCATCCTTTCCCTGTGAAGCCTGATGGGATCGGCAAGGAGCTGGCAGCCAGTGGAACGAATGATGCGGGTGAGGAGTTGAAGAAGGCGCTAGAGGCCCGCAGGAAGTGA